GCCGAATTCTAAGAACCGACAAGTTTCGGCAGGCCGGGAATAGTGACCGACCCTCAAGGACGCAACACCGTCACTCGATATCTCGACAACACTCGCAAGGTCGAGGTCTGGTCTGACCTCAACTCGTCCAATGACGCCCTCCTCAAGAGCCGCTCCACGCACGATCAGCTTGGACGAGTGGTGAAAACTGAAGCCGCCGAGGACGGCGTGAACTACACCATCTTCGCCGACTCCGTCTATCAGCAAGGGGGCCGCATTACGATCGCCACCAATCCGATGCGCACGGCTGGGGCGACGACCGACGGATGGACTCGCACCACCAGGGACGATTTAGGGCGAGTCGTGACTGTCGAGACGCTTAACGAAAGATACCCGGCAGGAACCTCGACTGGATTGGTGACTACCACCTACACCCCGGATGCTACGACGCTCAGATTTGCCGCGACCGTGACCGATCAGGTGGGCAAGGTGCGCCGCAGCATCACCGATGGACTAGGCCGGCTGACACGCGTGGACGAGCCCAACAGCTCCAATGACCCCGGCCCGCTCGCGACACCCGTTCAGCCCACCAGCTACACCTACGACGCTGTGGATAATCTGACCTCCGTGACCCAGATACAAGGGAATCCCCAAGCTACCCAAACTCGAACCTTCAGCTACGATTCATTGAAGCGGCTCAAGCAGGCGGTTAATCCTGAGAGCGGGACGATCAACTACACCTACGACGACAACAGCAACCTCCAGACTAAGACCGACGCGCGCGGTGTGATAACGACCTACGCCTACGACGGTTTGAATCGGGTCACCACTCGAACCTACTCGGGCCAGGCCCCGGGCCCAACGACTCCAAATGTGACCTATGTGTACGACACGCTGGGTGCAAGCGTGAACGGCAAAGGGAGGCTCACGTCGGTCAGCTCTTCAGTGTCCAGCTACAGCTACGGCAGCTACGACGTGGTAGGGCGGGTGCTGACCGGGACTCAGACGACTGACAATCAGCTTTACGCAATGAGCTATCAATACAATCTCGCAGGGGGCATGACTTCAGAGACCTACCCATCGAACAAGGTCGTGGCCACCGAATACGACGCAGCGGGCCGGATAGCCGGTGTGAAAAAAGACGCCACGATTTATTACGCGGGCGGTACACCGAGCACTTCGAACGCAATGAGCTACACGGCTCATGGCGCGCCGGCGACAATGAAACTGGGCAACGGGAAGTGGGAGCACACGAACTACAACTCGCGGCTGCAGCCTGAGCAGATCGGGCTGGGAACATCGGGCACGGATTCGAGCACGCTGCGGCTTGACTACACGTATGGGACGACGGCCAACAACGGCAACGTGCAGACACAGCGGATCGTGATCACGGGGTCGCTGGATGTCACGCAGAATTACACTTACGACGAGTTGAACCGCCTGAAGACGGCTAATGAAAGCAGCGGAGCGAACTGGTCTCAGACTTATGGGTACGACCGGTTCGGCAATCGATGGGTGAGTGCGTCGACCGGGTACGCACTCAATACATTGACGCCTCAAGTGCAGAGCGCATTCACTGCCGGGAACAATCGGCTGGTGGCAAGTGTTTATGACACGGCTGGCAACCAGACAATGGACGGGCAGAGCCGCTCGTTTGAGTACGATGGTGAGAACCGCCAAACGAAATTCAATAGCACGGTTGGGCAGTATTTTTATGACGGCGACGGGCGTCGAGTGAAGAAGATCGACAGCACTGGGACGACAGTGTTTGTGTATAATGCCGGAGGTCAGTTGATAGCTGAATATCACAGCGACCCGGTGCCTCCGGCAGCAGGCGGAGGCGGCACGAGTTATTTGACAAGCGATCATCTCGGAAGCACGCGAGTGGTGACGAAGAGCGATGGCACGGTGAAGGCGAGGTACGACTATCTGCCGTTCGGTGAGGAGATTCCTTCAACGATCGGTGTGCGCGGGAGTGTTGGGGGCTACAGCGGAGCGGATTCAACCCGACAGAAATTCACCCAAAAAGAAAGAGATAATGAATCGGGTCTGGATTACTTCCTTGCGAGGTACTACTCATCAGCGCAAGGGAGGTTCACTAGTCCTGATGAGTTCACAGGCGGGCCTGATGAGTTGTATTCATTTGCTGAGGACGCATCAGATAACCCGACCTTCTACGCGGACATATTTCAGCCGCAGTCGCTGAATAAGTACCAGTATTGCCTCAACAATCCTCTGGCTTATGTCGACCCGGATGGGCATCAAGGGCATCAAATCACAAGAGCGTTAGAGCGGGCTGCCCAGACGCCAGCAGGACAAGAAGTGTTGAAGAGAGCTGCCCAAGCTGGCACTGCCGTAACAGCTGTGCTTAGCGGAGCAGCGGAAAAGTTTTTAGATTGGGCGTCGAAGAACAACACGAGTGGCGATGCGTCGCAGCCAGCGGCGAGTAATTACGTAGAGAATTACACTAACCGAAAACAAGCCGAGAAAGATGCTCAACAGACTAAACAGCAGGACAAAGGCGGACAAGCTGCTGATCCCGGGGGCGACAAGAAGCCTGTCTTCGATCAGAGGGGTACGCAAACAACCACCACCAGAGAAGTAACGCCAGGAACGAATTCCAAGGCTTTTGAGCCAGTAAAAGGGTCGCCAGCCAAGCGCAACAAAGAGACTGGAGAAATCTGGGTAAAGGACAGGTTTCACAAGGATCATTACGAGGTTTACAAGAACCAGAAGAAATTTGAAAACGGCAAGAGGAACCGGTCTGTTTGGGAAGACGGCAGGCCTAAGGAGAAGTTATAGAAAGGGGGAGAGAACCTGTGTCAGTTGACGAGATTTGTGAGAACTACGCGCAAAGAAAGGCAAAGATTACTGTGAGGATTCTCGATGATGAGAATGACATGCTCCTGATTGAAGGGGACGCATCTGCGTTAGAGTTTCTTGGTAATCTTTTTTTGGCACAGGCAAGTGCCAGTGATTGTGGATTTCAGATAGCGCCAAACTCAGCGGGAAAGGCCCTTTTCAATCCCAATTCCACCTTGGGTATATACATTCACCGTGTCCCTTGTATGCACAAAACTAGCAATGAGTGATCGCCTTCATTTGTCACCGGCTAAAGAAAACCGCAAAGCAACAACCTTCCAGCGCGAGGCCCCCTTCGAAGGGGGCGACCAGAGTGGCGCGCAGGGGGGTGGGGAACCGGAGCGCGCGGCGGCGGTGTAGTTTCCGCCGCAAGCGCGAGGAAGATATCGGGGCGTACGATAACGCGCATTATGTTGTCGTGCAGCGCAAGTGCCACTGGCTTTTTTTAGTGGCACGCGCGCTGCGGCGACGAACATAATGCCGCGCTATCGGATCACGCTTCTCCTTAGACACTACCACTCTCAAGACCAGAGCGATTTCAGCCACAACTCGGACCTCAAACGCTTCTTCCCTCCTCTGAAACTCAATCCACGAATCAACGATTGGGAACCGTTGATCCCTACGGCCGCCCCGGTGTGGTCAATGGCCCCGCCGTCACGTCAATCGTCGATGGAGTCACGTACGCGAATCAACAGCGTCAGGTGATCACCAAGTACTATGACAACGCGTCGCCGAACAACGCTTTTCAGGTGGAAGTAATTTCCGATCTGAAACAACAAGGCGACGGCTTGCTGAAGACTCGCACGACCAGTGATCAACTCGGACGCCCGGTGAAGAGCGAGACCAGCGAGAACGGCAGCACCTATTCCATCAGCGCGCAGAGTGCCTATGGCCAGATGGGTCGCATAACTTTTTCGTCGAATCCGACCCGGAATTCTGGAGAGTTAACAGACGGCTGGACCCGAGCTACGAAGGACGCCGCCGGCCGTATGAGCGAAGTAGCGACGTTCAGCGGCGCAACCCAGCCGCCTGCGACCGGGACAAACGGCAACTGGACCGGAAGCGTGACTACAAGCTACAACGCTGAGCAGACTACGGTAACAGATCAATCGGGCAAGAGCAGGCGCAGCATCATCGACGGACTCGGCAGACTGAAACAAGTCATCGAAGACCCAAACAACCTCAACTGCGCGACCACTTATAGCTACGACGTGCTCGGCAATCTGACGCTCGTGCAGCAAGGAGCGCAGCAGCGCCAGTTCGCGTACGACAGCGTGTCGAGACTCCGAGAAGCATTCAATCCTGAGCAGCAGATGGTTGCGACCGTCTATCAATACGACGATGGATCGAACCTCTTGTCACGCACCAACCCGAACGGCACCTCGGTGAGCTTCACGTATG
The genomic region above belongs to Acidobacteriota bacterium and contains:
- a CDS encoding RHS repeat-associated core domain-containing protein, translated to MTDPQGRNTVTRYLDNTRKVEVWSDLNSSNDALLKSRSTHDQLGRVVKTEAAEDGVNYTIFADSVYQQGGRITIATNPMRTAGATTDGWTRTTRDDLGRVVTVETLNERYPAGTSTGLVTTTYTPDATTLRFAATVTDQVGKVRRSITDGLGRLTRVDEPNSSNDPGPLATPVQPTSYTYDAVDNLTSVTQIQGNPQATQTRTFSYDSLKRLKQAVNPESGTINYTYDDNSNLQTKTDARGVITTYAYDGLNRVTTRTYSGQAPGPTTPNVTYVYDTLGASVNGKGRLTSVSSSVSSYSYGSYDVVGRVLTGTQTTDNQLYAMSYQYNLAGGMTSETYPSNKVVATEYDAAGRIAGVKKDATIYYAGGTPSTSNAMSYTAHGAPATMKLGNGKWEHTNYNSRLQPEQIGLGTSGTDSSTLRLDYTYGTTANNGNVQTQRIVITGSLDVTQNYTYDELNRLKTANESSGANWSQTYGYDRFGNRWVSASTGYALNTLTPQVQSAFTAGNNRLVASVYDTAGNQTMDGQSRSFEYDGENRQTKFNSTVGQYFYDGDGRRVKKIDSTGTTVFVYNAGGQLIAEYHSDPVPPAAGGGGTSYLTSDHLGSTRVVTKSDGTVKARYDYLPFGEEIPSTIGVRGSVGGYSGADSTRQKFTQKERDNESGLDYFLARYYSSAQGRFTSPDEFTGGPDELYSFAEDASDNPTFYADIFQPQSLNKYQYCLNNPLAYVDPDGHQGHQITRALERAAQTPAGQEVLKRAAQAGTAVTAVLSGAAEKFLDWASKNNTSGDASQPAASNYVENYTNRKQAEKDAQQTKQQDKGGQAADPGGDKKPVFDQRGTQTTTTREVTPGTNSKAFEPVKGSPAKRNKETGEIWVKDRFHKDHYEVYKNQKKFENGKRNRSVWEDGRPKEKL